One Bacillota bacterium genomic region harbors:
- a CDS encoding mannose-1-phosphate guanylyltransferase/mannose-6-phosphate isomerase: MYAIILAGGSGTRLWPISRELYPKQFLQLPENLKTLKGEIKAHTAGETLDTTSPLKNINLTLIQATVRRVLAAVPEEKIIVITHFEQADEIRRQIMQLGHSKIRILEEPEACNTAPAIGLAATLLDYESGPDEIMAVLPSDHLIPDHAQFVELMKQGEKAAEEYGLVTFGIKPTYPETGYGYICTGEKLDDHTFKIHRFVEKPDLPTAKIYMLDNRYLWNSGMFIFNVGDLLDKYEELLPEMYDSLKKIYLPSLRNLDEIYPALQKISIDYGILEAASDVTVIPTDIGWSDLGSWDAYYQITKKDENLNYIRGNVIPFETEKSLIISTSRLVGTVGLNNMVVIDTEDALLICDRDNTQDVKKVVDQLKKEKAVEAREHRTIYRPWGSYTSLEVGGNYQIKRINVNPGSRLSLQSHKHRSENWIVVEGEALVTVNDRVFVVKKGETAHIPKEGRHRMENKGPDPLTLIEVQYGEYLGEDDIERYEDDYGRAGSVTPTFERPAYKQETSERTASEIAYSEPSLPTDSPKLTGKPETDLPERDLPEKVVPDELTIEMTEEETPPAETSEQEFSEEGKGDEGEQKEEVKKLQEEAPKEPKLMPYGRIDAGDATYKPLTEEEIQKYTSPDFKDLKEPAQEEPEEDVDEEEEGVIRPAGKDEEDSIEDTLIIPTPPKPVSGIPPRTVEGPEIPFPSWRDVKPGDEKDSYTPYDAENLSDEFSTADEVTDMSSPLIEGDTDTAPPTVEPETPSPSPPSGEVQDETEEKDFCALPDEEDTQKLPPLKSKPWLNDEDYIKPPSEILLEKWITHPELEPSMRRELLAMKENIVVVDEHFGNELEFGTGGMRGLIGPGLNRVNIYTIRRATQGLANYINKQSPSKSAPKVAIAYDTRHHSAEFAEAAALVLAANGIKALLFKDIRPTPLLSFATRELKCAAGIVITASHNPSDYNGYKVYSSDGGQAVSPFIDELISEITQLDIFDDVKTIPLKEAVNQGLIKAIDPALDKYYLEKVKSLSLTKPEKCLKAVFTPLHGTGSVFIPGLLTSMGCVDLVLVEEQMTADPEFSTVRVPNPEDPAALQMALEKAAEVKADLILATDPDCDRVGTAVRDTFGRYVILSGNQVGALLIEYICSNLVSSGKMPISPALVKTIVTGDLGRKVAESYDLHIVETLTGFKFIGDKIRQFEEEDTFDFIFGYEESYGYLAGTFVRDKDAVIASLLIAEMTAFYKQQGKSLLDVLDMLHRRFGFFREDLLTVELKDISLADRHVKAFRNLPAEVAGNQVIEKRDYELSKGWDLANNREFELTLPKSKVLHYTLGDGSWFAVRPSGTEPKVKFYLSVSAPTASEADHKLGQLRQAIKTIC, translated from the coding sequence ATGTATGCTATAATCCTTGCCGGTGGCAGCGGTACCAGGCTATGGCCGATCAGCCGCGAACTCTATCCCAAGCAGTTTCTTCAGCTGCCGGAAAACTTAAAGACACTTAAGGGAGAAATCAAAGCTCATACCGCGGGAGAGACGCTCGACACAACTTCCCCGCTGAAGAATATCAACCTGACCTTGATTCAGGCTACTGTCAGAAGGGTTCTCGCTGCCGTCCCGGAAGAAAAAATTATTGTCATTACACATTTTGAACAGGCAGACGAAATCCGCCGCCAGATCATGCAGCTTGGCCATTCGAAAATCCGTATTCTCGAAGAGCCGGAGGCCTGCAACACCGCTCCGGCCATCGGACTTGCCGCTACTTTACTTGACTACGAATCGGGTCCAGACGAAATAATGGCTGTATTGCCATCGGATCACCTCATTCCCGATCATGCCCAGTTTGTCGAACTAATGAAGCAGGGGGAGAAGGCCGCCGAGGAATATGGTCTGGTTACCTTCGGTATCAAACCGACCTACCCTGAAACTGGTTATGGCTACATCTGTACCGGGGAAAAACTCGACGATCATACCTTCAAGATTCACCGCTTTGTTGAAAAACCTGATCTGCCTACGGCGAAGATTTACATGCTTGATAACCGCTATCTCTGGAACAGTGGCATGTTCATCTTCAACGTTGGCGATTTATTGGATAAGTATGAAGAGCTGCTTCCGGAAATGTACGATTCCCTGAAAAAAATCTACCTTCCGAGTTTAAGAAATTTGGATGAAATATACCCCGCACTGCAGAAGATATCGATCGACTACGGCATCCTCGAAGCGGCCAGCGATGTTACGGTCATTCCCACCGATATCGGCTGGAGCGATCTCGGCAGTTGGGATGCTTACTACCAGATCACCAAAAAAGATGAAAACTTAAATTACATCAGGGGCAATGTTATCCCCTTCGAAACCGAAAAGAGCCTGATTATCTCAACTTCCCGACTGGTCGGTACTGTTGGTTTGAACAACATGGTGGTGATCGATACCGAAGATGCCCTGCTAATCTGTGACCGCGACAACACCCAGGATGTCAAAAAAGTAGTCGATCAGTTGAAAAAGGAAAAAGCAGTCGAAGCCCGCGAGCACAGAACCATCTACCGCCCCTGGGGCAGCTATACCTCGCTTGAAGTTGGCGGAAACTATCAAATCAAACGGATTAATGTCAACCCCGGAAGCCGTCTCAGCCTGCAGAGCCACAAGCACCGCTCCGAAAACTGGATTGTCGTTGAAGGAGAAGCGCTGGTTACGGTTAATGACCGGGTATTTGTAGTTAAAAAAGGTGAAACAGCCCATATTCCGAAGGAAGGTCGCCACCGCATGGAAAACAAAGGCCCCGACCCCCTGACACTGATCGAAGTCCAGTACGGAGAATACCTGGGTGAGGACGATATCGAACGCTATGAAGATGATTACGGCCGTGCAGGTAGTGTAACCCCGACCTTTGAGAGGCCGGCCTATAAGCAGGAAACATCTGAAAGAACCGCTTCGGAAATAGCTTACTCCGAGCCGTCGCTCCCCACAGATAGTCCGAAATTGACCGGGAAGCCCGAGACCGATCTGCCGGAAAGGGATCTGCCAGAAAAGGTAGTGCCAGATGAACTAACAATTGAAATGACGGAAGAGGAGACACCTCCAGCCGAAACTTCTGAACAAGAATTTTCTGAAGAGGGAAAAGGCGATGAAGGCGAGCAAAAAGAGGAAGTCAAAAAACTGCAGGAGGAAGCGCCGAAAGAGCCCAAGCTGATGCCTTACGGCCGAATCGATGCCGGCGATGCCACCTACAAGCCGCTAACCGAAGAGGAGATCCAGAAATACACATCGCCCGATTTTAAAGATCTTAAAGAGCCGGCTCAGGAAGAACCGGAGGAGGACGTTGATGAAGAGGAAGAAGGCGTTATTCGGCCGGCTGGAAAAGATGAAGAAGATTCTATCGAAGACACTTTAATCATCCCCACCCCGCCGAAACCCGTCTCCGGTATTCCACCCCGTACCGTGGAAGGCCCGGAAATTCCCTTCCCCTCCTGGCGAGACGTTAAACCCGGAGATGAAAAAGATTCGTATACACCCTATGATGCCGAAAATCTTTCAGATGAATTCTCAACTGCAGATGAAGTTACCGATATGTCCTCTCCTCTGATCGAAGGGGACACAGACACTGCTCCACCAACCGTAGAACCAGAAACTCCCTCACCTTCACCCCCAAGTGGAGAAGTTCAGGATGAGACTGAAGAAAAAGATTTCTGCGCCCTGCCCGACGAGGAAGATACGCAGAAACTGCCCCCGCTCAAGAGCAAACCCTGGCTTAATGACGAAGACTACATCAAGCCTCCTTCAGAAATCCTGCTCGAAAAATGGATTACCCATCCCGAACTCGAGCCCTCCATGCGCCGCGAGCTGCTGGCGATGAAAGAGAATATAGTTGTTGTCGACGAGCATTTCGGCAATGAACTGGAATTCGGAACCGGAGGGATGCGCGGACTGATCGGACCCGGTCTGAACAGGGTTAATATCTATACCATTCGCAGGGCTACCCAGGGTCTGGCCAACTATATAAACAAACAGTCCCCGTCTAAAAGCGCCCCGAAAGTGGCCATCGCCTACGATACCCGCCACCACTCGGCTGAATTTGCCGAAGCGGCCGCCCTGGTGCTTGCCGCCAACGGTATTAAAGCCCTGCTTTTCAAAGATATCCGGCCCACACCGCTGCTCTCTTTTGCTACCCGCGAGCTCAAATGTGCAGCCGGAATCGTGATCACCGCCAGCCATAACCCTTCGGACTACAACGGTTACAAAGTCTACAGCTCCGACGGAGGTCAGGCGGTCAGCCCATTCATCGACGAGCTGATCAGCGAGATAACACAGCTCGATATTTTTGATGATGTAAAAACCATCCCCCTCAAAGAGGCGGTTAACCAGGGATTGATCAAGGCAATCGATCCCGCCCTTGATAAGTATTACCTGGAAAAGGTAAAGAGTCTCTCCCTGACCAAACCGGAGAAGTGCCTGAAGGCGGTTTTCACTCCGCTGCACGGGACAGGTTCTGTCTTCATCCCTGGCCTGCTTACCAGCATGGGCTGTGTAGACCTTGTCCTGGTTGAAGAACAGATGACAGCAGACCCCGAATTCAGTACGGTCAGGGTGCCCAACCCCGAAGATCCGGCAGCCCTCCAGATGGCCCTGGAAAAAGCGGCAGAAGTAAAAGCCGACCTGATCCTCGCCACAGATCCCGACTGCGATCGCGTGGGCACAGCCGTCCGTGACACCTTCGGGCGCTATGTAATCTTGAGCGGCAACCAGGTAGGCGCCTTGCTCATCGAATATATCTGCAGCAACCTTGTAAGCAGCGGTAAGATGCCGATTAGTCCCGCCCTGGTCAAAACAATTGTTACCGGGGACCTCGGCCGGAAAGTGGCCGAATCGTATGATTTGCATATTGTGGAAACCCTGACTGGCTTTAAATTTATTGGGGACAAGATCAGGCAATTTGAAGAAGAAGATACCTTTGACTTCATTTTCGGTTACGAAGAAAGCTATGGGTACCTGGCCGGAACCTTCGTCCGCGACAAAGACGCCGTTATAGCTTCCCTGCTGATCGCCGAGATGACCGCTTTCTACAAGCAGCAAGGTAAGAGTTTGCTCGACGTGCTTGATATGCTCCATCGCCGATTTGGATTCTTCCGGGAAGATCTGCTCACCGTGGAACTGAAGGATATCTCACTGGCCGACCGTCATGTGAAGGCTTTTCGTAATCTGCCTGCCGAAGTTGCCGGTAATCAGGTGATTGAGAAAAGGGACTACGAATTAAGCAAGGGGTGGGATCTCGCCAATAACCGGGAATTCGAGTTAACCCTGCCCAAATCGAAGGTTCTCCACTACACCCTGGGAGACGGTTCCTGGTTTGCCGTCAGGCCGTCCGGCACCGAACCAAAGGTAAAATTCTACCTCTCGGTAAGCGCGCCCACGGCATCGGAAGCCGACCACAAACTGGGCCAGCTCCGCCAGGCGATCAAAACGATCTGCTGA
- a CDS encoding AbrB/MazE/SpoVT family DNA-binding domain-containing protein, which yields MNNAQLNDRGQLTIPKNIREKLNLKPKDIVNIEVINNDRILISKRDIYDDLDDLIKRDLINEGCAPYELDDKIAEKKKELATALLKMTKDAGEDVSKGKYVTLDELEKELNEE from the coding sequence ATGAATAATGCTCAGTTAAATGATCGGGGACAGCTAACTATCCCAAAAAACATACGTGAAAAGCTTAATTTAAAGCCGAAAGATATAGTTAATATTGAAGTTATAAACAATGACAGAATTCTTATTTCAAAGCGTGATATATACGATGATCTGGATGATCTAATTAAACGAGATCTGATTAATGAAGGTTGCGCTCCTTATGAATTGGATGATAAAATTGCAGAGAAAAAGAAAGAATTGGCGACTGCTCTCTTGAAAATGACTAAGGATGCTGGCGAGGATGTATCAAAAGGTAAATATGTAACACTTGATGAACTCGAGAAAGAACTCAATGAAGAATAG
- a CDS encoding NAD(P)/FAD-dependent oxidoreductase: MDKVNTLIIGAGVIGLAVAAELSAGSPGSYIVVMEQHESFGRETSSRNSEVIHAGIYYPRGTLKARLCVEGKELLYSLCEKWSVPYRRTGKLIVANTPEESASLDDLLSQAVSNGVDDLEDLAPAQISRLEPHIKAERALFSPSTGILDSHTLMDRLEYLAQQNGVLMAYCHQVKDIEKLSDSYRITFQNPDGSLDTIDCINLVNSAGLQADQVASLAGIDIDQAAYRQHYCKGEYFSLPSSKASLVNHLVYPPPLHELTGLGIHLTKSLDGRLLLGPNTIYTDEPEYKIELTHAADFYSAVKPFFPFIEPNDPEPDMAGIRPKLSGPGEPFRDFIITEESSRGLPGLINLLGMESPGLTCCLSIARQVRKLQSE; this comes from the coding sequence ATGGATAAAGTCAACACACTAATAATCGGTGCCGGGGTGATCGGTCTGGCTGTAGCTGCCGAGCTTTCAGCCGGAAGCCCCGGCTCTTATATTGTAGTTATGGAACAGCACGAAAGCTTTGGCCGTGAAACTTCAAGCCGCAACAGCGAAGTGATACACGCCGGAATCTATTACCCTAGAGGCACCCTGAAAGCACGGCTCTGTGTGGAAGGCAAAGAACTGCTCTACAGTTTATGCGAAAAATGGTCAGTCCCCTACCGCCGCACAGGCAAGCTGATAGTAGCCAACACCCCCGAAGAATCGGCCTCCCTTGACGACCTGCTATCTCAGGCGGTTTCCAACGGGGTAGATGATCTCGAAGATCTTGCCCCTGCGCAGATTTCCCGCCTGGAGCCGCACATCAAGGCTGAACGGGCCCTGTTTTCTCCTTCCACCGGCATATTAGACTCTCACACCCTGATGGATCGACTCGAATACCTGGCACAGCAAAACGGTGTTCTCATGGCCTACTGCCACCAGGTTAAAGATATTGAAAAACTCTCTGACAGTTACCGGATCACTTTTCAAAACCCAGATGGCAGCTTGGATACTATCGACTGTATCAACCTGGTGAACTCTGCCGGTCTGCAGGCAGATCAGGTTGCCTCCCTGGCAGGCATCGATATCGACCAGGCAGCCTACCGCCAGCACTACTGCAAGGGAGAATATTTCAGCCTGCCCTCCTCGAAAGCATCACTGGTTAATCACCTGGTATACCCGCCGCCCCTGCATGAGTTAACAGGACTCGGTATTCATCTAACTAAAAGCCTCGACGGCCGCCTGCTGCTCGGCCCGAATACTATCTACACTGATGAGCCGGAATACAAAATAGAGCTGACCCACGCAGCCGATTTCTACAGCGCCGTCAAACCATTTTTTCCCTTTATCGAACCAAATGATCCCGAACCCGACATGGCCGGTATCCGCCCCAAGCTTTCAGGCCCCGGGGAACCCTTCCGCGACTTCATCATCACCGAAGAAAGCTCCCGCGGCTTACCCGGCCTGATCAACCTGCTCGGCATGGAATCCCCCGGCCTCACCTGCTGCCTGAGCATCGCCCGCCAAGTTCGGAAACTTCAAAGTGAATAA
- a CDS encoding AbrB/MazE/SpoVT family DNA-binding domain-containing protein: MKVKISSKGQISIPVDFRRRMHVEPGDEISIIDSGDSLIIYPSKKYDPEELKNIFEELRGSWHDLEVDGAEYVRDIRKGGTRDVW, translated from the coding sequence GTGAAAGTTAAAATATCATCAAAAGGTCAAATATCTATCCCTGTCGATTTCCGAAGAAGGATGCACGTTGAACCTGGAGATGAAATTTCAATTATTGATAGTGGTGACAGCCTGATTATTTATCCAAGTAAAAAATATGATCCGGAAGAACTAAAAAATATATTCGAGGAACTCAGGGGAAGCTGGCATGATTTGGAAGTAGATGGTGCCGAATACGTCCGTGATATAAGAAAAGGTGGAACTCGTGATGTTTGGTAA
- a CDS encoding type II toxin-antitoxin system VapC family toxin has protein sequence MFGKASLLLDTDIFINYLRGQSEEAELIRRIIFNEEFNGFYSAITEIELYSVERMSLEQEKKIKILLSSLQRIELNSPVAQLAGRLIARYRKNNGLEMPDAVIAASAVIVNASLVSKNIKHFSYIPGLVLSPPDAYSY, from the coding sequence ATGTTTGGTAAAGCCAGCTTATTGTTAGATACCGATATATTTATAAATTATCTGCGCGGTCAGTCAGAAGAGGCAGAGCTAATCAGGAGAATAATTTTTAATGAAGAGTTTAACGGATTCTATTCAGCAATCACTGAGATTGAACTTTATTCGGTTGAGCGGATGAGTTTAGAACAAGAAAAGAAGATCAAGATACTCTTAAGTAGTTTGCAGCGAATTGAATTAAATTCACCGGTTGCTCAACTTGCCGGTAGATTGATTGCCCGATATCGGAAAAACAATGGATTGGAAATGCCCGATGCAGTAATTGCTGCATCCGCTGTCATAGTCAATGCCTCCCTGGTATCAAAAAATATAAAACATTTTTCATATATTCCGGGATTGGTTTTATCGCCACCGGATGCCTATAGTTACTAA
- a CDS encoding ABC-F family ATP-binding cassette domain-containing protein, giving the protein MPLLNLSQISKSYGAESILTGITIQLQPGEKAGLIGPNGSGKTTLLKILVGELEADIGSVHLSRGTRIGYLPQEPRAIPDGTLLSHLRYPLKHLFDLRDEIAALEKEIASRAEREGKSPEDLLEKYATLTSRFEENGGYQVESRLLSVARGLGFEEGDLDRELSSFSGGEKTRARLAGLLLQDLDLLLLDEPTNFLDLSALEWLEKFLRDLPCALLVVSHDRFFLDRVVSRIFALSRHDIKSYIGNYSAYQHQLEQERLSLDREYQHQKLLKEREERLVREAKADERSKRQARSRQKRLDKLETVERVADQKSFKLGLGYSGRSGRQVIIFDSVGIDFPDRTLFADLSFEINWGDRIALVGPNGAGKSTLLKMIAGALKPSTGSIRLGPSTRVVYFSQEQEQLEPRQNLVEAITSVSEFDVKQARNHLGRYLFRGDDVFKQVRDLSGGEKSRLALARLALSTGNCLLMDEPTSHLDLPALEEIEKVLESYPGTLIIVSHDRFFLKGMANRVFELDQGKLKIFDAPFEEYLELKENSAAAPKKDEQSKLDDKARRQEEHRRRQEEQRRIRRLKDEQARLEEEIHALEENIIELENTLSDPSRYGDHHQLAELGSSLEEARSEITSLMDRWEEVTGLLEEL; this is encoded by the coding sequence ATGCCTTTACTAAACCTATCACAAATCAGCAAGTCATACGGTGCCGAATCGATCCTTACCGGCATTACCATCCAACTGCAACCCGGTGAAAAAGCAGGCCTGATCGGCCCCAACGGGTCGGGTAAAACCACTCTGCTTAAAATTCTGGTCGGTGAACTGGAAGCAGACATTGGCTCAGTGCATCTTTCCCGCGGCACCCGTATCGGCTATTTGCCCCAGGAGCCCCGGGCCATCCCTGATGGAACATTGCTCAGCCACCTGCGCTACCCCCTGAAGCATCTCTTTGATCTCAGGGATGAAATCGCCGCCCTTGAAAAGGAGATTGCTTCCCGGGCGGAAAGGGAAGGAAAATCCCCGGAGGATTTACTTGAAAAATATGCCACCCTGACCTCCCGGTTTGAAGAAAACGGGGGCTACCAGGTAGAAAGCAGGCTGCTTTCTGTAGCCCGCGGGCTCGGCTTTGAAGAAGGTGACCTCGATCGCGAGCTTTCATCCTTCAGCGGCGGGGAAAAAACAAGGGCGCGCCTGGCCGGCTTACTCCTCCAGGACCTCGACCTTTTGTTGCTCGATGAGCCGACCAACTTCCTCGACCTGTCAGCCCTCGAATGGCTGGAGAAGTTCCTGCGCGACCTGCCCTGTGCCCTCCTGGTGGTCAGTCACGACCGGTTCTTCCTGGACCGGGTAGTTAGCCGTATTTTTGCCCTCAGTCGCCATGACATCAAAAGCTACATCGGCAACTACAGCGCCTACCAGCATCAGCTAGAACAGGAACGACTAAGCCTTGACAGGGAATATCAGCACCAGAAACTGCTTAAAGAACGGGAGGAGCGCCTTGTCCGCGAGGCGAAAGCGGACGAACGTTCCAAGCGCCAGGCCCGCAGCCGCCAGAAACGCCTTGATAAGCTGGAAACGGTCGAACGGGTGGCGGATCAAAAAAGCTTTAAGCTGGGGCTTGGATACAGCGGGCGCAGCGGAAGGCAGGTAATCATCTTCGATTCAGTCGGCATCGATTTCCCTGACCGCACTCTATTTGCCGACTTATCCTTTGAGATTAACTGGGGGGATCGCATCGCCCTGGTTGGCCCCAACGGAGCAGGCAAATCGACCCTGCTGAAGATGATCGCCGGTGCGCTCAAGCCCTCTACCGGCTCAATTCGTCTCGGCCCGTCCACCCGTGTAGTCTATTTCTCCCAGGAGCAGGAGCAGCTCGAGCCCCGGCAGAACCTGGTCGAAGCGATAACTTCAGTCTCTGAATTTGATGTCAAACAGGCCCGCAACCACCTGGGACGCTACCTCTTCCGCGGAGATGACGTATTCAAGCAGGTTCGCGATTTGAGCGGGGGGGAGAAAAGCCGCCTCGCCCTGGCCCGCCTGGCCTTGAGCACCGGGAACTGCCTTCTAATGGATGAGCCGACCAGCCACCTTGACCTGCCTGCCCTGGAAGAAATCGAAAAGGTTCTGGAAAGCTACCCCGGCACCTTGATTATTGTCTCTCACGACCGGTTCTTTCTTAAAGGCATGGCTAACCGGGTTTTTGAACTTGACCAGGGTAAACTTAAGATATTTGATGCGCCATTTGAGGAATACCTCGAACTGAAAGAAAACAGCGCAGCAGCACCGAAGAAAGATGAACAGTCAAAGCTGGATGATAAAGCAAGAAGGCAGGAAGAACACCGCCGCCGTCAGGAAGAACAGCGCAGAATCCGCCGATTGAAGGACGAACAGGCTCGCCTGGAAGAAGAGATTCATGCTTTGGAAGAGAATATCATCGAGCTGGAAAACACCCTCTCGGATCCCTCACGCTATGGAGATCATCACCAACTGGCCGAACTGGGCTCCAGCCTTGAAGAGGCCAGGTCAGAAATAACTTCCCTGATGGATCGCTGGGAAGAAGTCACCGGTTTGTTGGAAGAGTTGTAA
- a CDS encoding AbrB/MazE/SpoVT family DNA-binding domain-containing protein, with the protein MEPFIVKISSKGQLTLPAEVRKKLGLMTGSKLYLVLDNNEIRMKAFKGQLPVLNKKSSIYSLIGSFAGPEDLSENHDKYFAETVDNDENNIY; encoded by the coding sequence ATGGAACCTTTTATCGTAAAGATCAGTAGCAAAGGACAATTAACGCTCCCTGCAGAAGTGCGAAAAAAATTGGGATTAATGACAGGGAGTAAGCTTTATCTTGTACTCGATAATAATGAAATCAGGATGAAAGCTTTTAAAGGCCAATTACCGGTTTTAAATAAAAAAAGTAGTATTTATAGCTTAATTGGTTCATTTGCCGGGCCTGAAGATCTGTCGGAAAATCATGATAAATATTTTGCTGAAACGGTTGATAATGATGAGAATAATATTTACTGA
- a CDS encoding PIN domain-containing protein — MRIIFTDTSAFAALFNIKDGYHNQAIKIFKKLSEQNAALVTTNIIRLETHALLLSKANRDLAMQFLEEQSWHVEWVTFEDENNALKLLKKNNDKNYSLTDAVSFVVMNRLSLNEAFTFDRHFQQYGFKVLE, encoded by the coding sequence ATGAGAATAATATTTACTGATACTTCAGCATTTGCAGCACTTTTTAATATTAAGGACGGATATCATAATCAAGCAATAAAAATATTTAAAAAGCTCTCAGAACAGAACGCTGCTCTTGTTACAACAAATATCATTCGACTGGAGACACATGCATTATTGCTCAGTAAAGCTAATAGAGATTTAGCGATGCAATTTCTCGAAGAACAATCGTGGCATGTCGAATGGGTAACATTCGAAGATGAAAACAATGCCTTAAAACTATTAAAAAAGAATAACGATAAAAATTATTCTCTGACAGATGCTGTTAGTTTTGTTGTTATGAATCGTCTTAGTTTGAATGAAGCCTTTACGTTCGATCGCCACTTCCAACAGTATGGTTTTAAGGTTTTAGAATAA
- the tsaE gene encoding tRNA (adenosine(37)-N6)-threonylcarbamoyltransferase complex ATPase subunit type 1 TsaE produces the protein MKKNGTMRQAEAYITTRLEEETAYIGELFGRYLDKPLVVALQGELGAGKTVFTRGAARGLEVTDRVSSPTFVLLKIYNGRLPVYHFDFYRLSSDEDIIELGFDEYLPGDGIAFIEWPERLPDLLPPEYLKIDIELFYDEKGEGRRIRFTPHGTYPSKIVETVIENITWHTDGTLNVSRGRFS, from the coding sequence ATGAAAAAAAACGGTACAATGCGCCAGGCAGAAGCATATATAACCACCAGGCTGGAAGAAGAGACCGCCTACATCGGAGAACTCTTTGGCCGTTACCTCGATAAACCCCTTGTGGTTGCCCTGCAGGGGGAACTTGGCGCGGGAAAGACCGTTTTTACCCGCGGCGCCGCCCGTGGTCTTGAAGTAACCGATCGGGTCTCCAGCCCGACTTTTGTCTTGCTAAAGATCTACAACGGTCGCCTGCCGGTCTACCATTTCGATTTCTATCGCTTATCATCCGACGAAGATATAATCGAACTTGGTTTTGACGAGTACCTGCCTGGTGACGGGATCGCCTTTATCGAATGGCCCGAACGCCTTCCCGATCTGCTTCCCCCCGAATATCTGAAGATCGATATCGAGCTCTTTTACGACGAAAAGGGAGAAGGCCGCCGCATAAGGTTCACCCCCCACGGTACCTACCCCTCAAAAATAGTAGAAACCGTAATCGAAAACATCACCTGGCACACCGACGGCACCCTCAATGTGTCACGGGGACGGTTCTCTTGA
- the tsaB gene encoding tRNA (adenosine(37)-N6)-threonylcarbamoyltransferase complex dimerization subunit type 1 TsaB, translated as MALLILGIDTTTLACSVALLQGDKLLAELTLNIKKTHSERLMPLLDQMLTESGIEREQLEAVAVAAGPGSFTGLRIGISTARALAQGLDIPVVGVGTLEALAEAITVPNALICPLLDARRSQVYTALYRRPFANPANLETLIEPAALSLSELTLALEKYHEPVNFIGEGLNSYAAELEKALPGKAVIGPPQLRICRASLVAFRGGQLLTANPPVSYNDLLPQYLRRPEAERLTEKKERTGS; from the coding sequence ATGGCCCTGTTGATTCTTGGCATAGATACAACGACTTTAGCTTGTAGTGTAGCCTTGCTGCAGGGTGATAAGCTGCTGGCCGAGTTGACTTTGAACATAAAGAAGACTCATTCGGAGCGGTTGATGCCTCTGCTTGATCAAATGCTCACCGAAAGCGGTATCGAGCGCGAGCAGCTGGAAGCAGTGGCCGTGGCCGCCGGTCCCGGTTCTTTTACCGGCCTGCGCATCGGCATTTCAACCGCCCGCGCCTTAGCCCAGGGGCTGGACATCCCGGTAGTGGGAGTCGGAACCCTTGAAGCTTTAGCTGAAGCAATTACCGTTCCAAACGCCCTGATCTGCCCCCTCCTTGATGCTCGGCGCAGCCAGGTCTATACCGCCCTGTATAGGCGCCCCTTCGCCAATCCCGCAAACCTCGAAACCTTGATTGAACCAGCTGCTTTATCACTTAGCGAACTTACCTTAGCTCTAGAAAAATATCACGAGCCGGTTAACTTCATCGGTGAGGGTTTAAACAGCTATGCTGCAGAGCTGGAGAAAGCTCTACCAGGCAAAGCAGTTATCGGGCCGCCCCAACTTAGGATTTGCCGAGCTTCCCTGGTTGCCTTTCGCGGAGGCCAGCTCCTGACTGCCAACCCGCCGGTATCATACAACGATCTACTACCGCAGTATTTAAGACGCCCCGAAGCGGAAAGACTGACCGAAAAGAAAGAGAGGACTGGCAGTTAA